The Helianthus annuus cultivar XRQ/B chromosome 16, HanXRQr2.0-SUNRISE, whole genome shotgun sequence genome includes a window with the following:
- the LOC110919194 gene encoding uncharacterized protein LOC110919194 has protein sequence MPPRRNNNRPLDERPNDGYGSDFSNPFGDDSTSEDDQEGRPRGERGGGNRRWDSGIRIDIPEFDGSSLNPEGFIDWLATVEEVFEYKEVPENKRVALIATRLRGRAFAWWQQLKLTRNWLGKSRIVTWTKMKKCLRSNFLPHNFQRLMYQRLLNLKQGAKSVDDYTTEFYQLIVRDDIQEPEEQLVSRYIGGLRVQIMEAVNLFDPLTIPEAHQRALAFEKQNCRVGGSFTLTGGNVGSGSGAPRGGPSQQKPGGSNTGPTSKGASSSGLRCFNCGETGHRQAECAGKRHLFAESEDDQYEEYENNPVYDEETGYEEEVVSSDVGVNLVVRRSCYTPKADGDDWLKHNIFHSTCTILGKVCTFVIDSGSCDNLISEEAVQKLALKTESHPKPYKLQWLKKGGEVTVSKRALVSISIGSTFKDDVVCDVVPMDACHILLGRPWEYERNIEYNGRANTYSFLFGGVKITLVPRKPKQLATK, from the exons atgcctccgaggagaaacaacaacaggcctctCGATGAG AGGCCCAATGACGGGTATGGTTCTGATTTTAGTAACCCATTTGGTGATGATTCGACTTCCGAAGACGATCAGGAAGGGCGACCAAGGGGTGAACGTGGAGGGGGTAACAGGcgttgggattctgggataaggATTGATATTCCAGAATTTGATGGGTCTAGTTTGAATCCGGAGGGGTTCATCGATTGGTTGGCTACCGTGGAGGAAGTGTTTGAATACAAGGAGGTGCCTGAAAATAAGCGGGTGGCCTTGATCGCTACCAGGTTACGCGGTAGGGCCTTTGCGTGGTGGCAACAATTGAAGTTAACACGAAACTGGCTCGGGAAGTCAAGGATCGTGACATGGACCAAGATGAAGAAATGCTTGCGGTCCAACTTTTTGCCTCATAACTTTCAAAGGTTGATGTACCAGCGTCTGCTGAATTTGAAACAGGGGGCTAAATCGGTTGATGATTATACCACAGAGTTTTACCAGTTGATTGTGAGGGATGATATTCAAGAACCTGAGGAGCAACTTGTTTCTCGGTATATTGGGGGTCTAAGGGTTCAAATCATGGAGGCCGTGAATCTTTTTGATCCGTTAACCATTCCTGAGGCACATCAACGGGCGTTGGCCTTTGAGAAGCAAAACTGTCGGGTGGGCGGTTCATTTACCCTTACTGGGGGAAACGTTGGGTCAGGCAGTGGGGCACCTCGTGGCGGGCCTAGTCAGCAGAAGCCGGGGGGTAGCAATACCGGGCCTACTTCTAAGGGGGCTAGTAGTAGTGGTCtgagatgtttcaattgtggtgagacGGGCCATCGTCAAGCTGAGTGTGCCGGTAAAAGACACTTGTTTGCTGAGTCTGAGGATGATCAATATGAGGAATATGAAAATAACCCAGTGTATGATGAAGAAACTGGGTACGAAGAAGAGGTTGTGTCCAGTGATGTTGGGGTGAACTTGGTGGTTAGACGTTCTTGCTATACACCAAAGGCAGATGGAGATGACTGGCTGAAGCATAACATCTTCCACTCAACATGTACTATTTTGGGAAAGGTTTGCACGTTTGTCATTGATTCAGGGAGTTGTGACAATTTGATTTCTGAAGAGGCAGTTCAAAAGTTGGCCTTGAAGACAGAGAGTCACCCAAAACCTTATAAGCTTCAATGGCTTAAAAAGGGAGGTGAAGTGACGGTATCTAAAAGGGCACTTGTTTCAATTTCCATTGGGTCCACATTCAAGGATGATGTTGTGTGTGATGTGGTCCCTATGGACGCGTGTCACATATTGTTGGGCAGACCTTGGGAGTACGAGCGTAATATAGAATATAATGGGCGGGCCAATACTTATAGCTTTCTGTTTGGTGGTGTGAAGATCACTCTTGTTCCTAGAAAGCCTAAGCAGTTAGCCACAAAATAG